A stretch of Candidatus Vicinibacter affinis DNA encodes these proteins:
- a CDS encoding tetratricopeptide repeat protein produces the protein MKYIVLIMLLPFLAFSQNKPASSVGRGASPLGTKTEQSTSGATYAVVVGISDYQDNDIPDLRYADKDAEAFANFLRSEAGGKLDKDHLKMLLNKEATMAQFANALDWLWENVKEGDQAIIYFSGHGDVEKKSLTQPGFLLCWDAPARVYMAGGAFALPMLQEVISTLSIQNKAKVIVITDACRSGKLAGNSVGGAQATASNLSKQFANEIKILSCQPNEYSIEGEQWGGGRGAFSFNLVNALYGLADNNKDLSITLQEIGRYLEDHVTTEVAPVSQLPMVLGNRNEKIATVKPDILASIQTGKSNQMAMLSAIDSKGIEEDVITTLDTSTKELYRLFKKAIVDKDFLKPDNACADFYYRRLISDTKMQRLHSTITRNYAAALQDDAQQVMNIMLKTGLTSEILSGAKAAVIYRNYPAYLARAAQLLGSDHYMFATLQARKHYFEGVLQTKEVEKKQQFFQALHWQPAMPHAYAALISIYEVDQIDSAEYYTRKAMEITPAWVKPYLNLSSVYLKAKQFDKEEEMLNRATKVDSNSILVWYAKARFYQSHKNFEKAEYWFKKMINSSGEDICFPCMHNNLGYVYKDTRRYDEAEQQFKKVIQLDSTFNNAYYNLGIVYMANQRYTDAEQVYKKLIQLDTNKVDGYMYMGILYNVSLRYKELEQLYKKVIQLDSTFVYGYQELGNLYQNTQRYTDAEHQYKKTLQLDSTFLHGYYGLANLYYKIRRYGDATPLYKKAIELNPTYTDAYLNLGNLYRATRRYVEAEQEYIKIIKIDSTAWMAYANLAQLYQKLLRWEESVAMIQKSILYGPKIAILTAILGNAYTHIPARFQDAETTLQKALKMEPADSDTYIYLAQLALKNKQADLAWKYFEQGLEKGIDNGEFMLDYLLGGDDFEGMRKEERWKELMKKYFLDKFKD, from the coding sequence ATGAAATACATTGTCCTCATTATGTTATTGCCTTTTCTGGCGTTTTCACAAAATAAGCCTGCCTCCTCCGTAGGGAGGGGAGCATCTCCTTTAGGAACTAAAACGGAGCAATCTACTTCAGGAGCCACCTACGCCGTCGTAGTCGGCATCTCCGATTACCAGGACAATGACATCCCCGACCTGAGATATGCCGATAAGGACGCCGAGGCGTTTGCCAATTTTCTGCGATCTGAAGCTGGGGGTAAATTAGATAAAGATCATCTTAAAATGTTATTAAACAAAGAAGCTACGATGGCACAATTCGCCAATGCTCTGGATTGGCTTTGGGAAAATGTCAAGGAAGGTGATCAAGCCATCATTTATTTTTCCGGACATGGCGATGTAGAGAAAAAAAGTTTAACCCAGCCTGGTTTTCTACTTTGTTGGGATGCTCCTGCACGCGTTTATATGGCAGGTGGGGCATTTGCATTGCCGATGTTGCAAGAAGTTATTTCTACACTCTCTATTCAGAATAAAGCTAAAGTGATTGTCATTACGGATGCTTGCCGTTCTGGAAAACTAGCAGGTAATTCTGTGGGTGGCGCACAAGCTACTGCTTCCAATCTTTCTAAGCAATTTGCGAATGAGATCAAAATATTATCCTGCCAGCCCAACGAATACTCCATAGAAGGAGAACAATGGGGCGGCGGCAGAGGCGCTTTTTCTTTCAATTTGGTAAATGCATTATATGGTCTTGCAGATAATAACAAGGATTTATCTATTACTCTACAGGAAATAGGCCGTTACTTGGAGGACCACGTCACTACTGAGGTTGCACCGGTGAGTCAGTTGCCAATGGTATTGGGAAATCGAAATGAAAAAATAGCAACTGTCAAACCGGATATTCTGGCATCGATACAAACAGGGAAAAGCAATCAAATGGCAATGTTGTCGGCGATAGATTCCAAAGGGATTGAAGAAGATGTAATAACCACTTTAGATACATCAACAAAAGAGTTGTACCGACTTTTTAAAAAAGCGATCGTAGATAAAGATTTTTTGAAGCCGGATAATGCATGCGCTGATTTTTATTACAGACGTCTTATTTCAGACACTAAAATGCAGCGACTACATTCTACTATTACCCGCAATTATGCCGCCGCTCTGCAAGACGACGCCCAACAGGTCATGAATATCATGCTCAAAACTGGCCTGACTTCAGAAATTCTTTCTGGTGCAAAAGCTGCCGTGATCTATAGAAACTATCCGGCCTACCTCGCGCGGGCAGCTCAATTGTTGGGAAGTGACCATTATATGTTTGCCACACTGCAGGCGCGTAAACATTATTTTGAAGGCGTCCTTCAAACAAAAGAAGTTGAAAAAAAGCAGCAATTTTTTCAGGCACTACATTGGCAGCCAGCAATGCCGCATGCATATGCTGCGCTGATTTCCATTTATGAAGTAGATCAGATCGATTCTGCCGAATACTATACCAGAAAAGCGATGGAAATTACCCCGGCATGGGTAAAACCATATCTCAATCTTTCTTCGGTATATCTTAAAGCAAAACAGTTTGATAAAGAAGAAGAAATGTTGAACCGGGCAACAAAGGTCGATTCCAATTCCATATTGGTCTGGTATGCAAAAGCGAGATTTTACCAAAGTCACAAAAATTTTGAAAAAGCCGAATATTGGTTTAAAAAGATGATTAACAGTTCTGGAGAGGATATTTGTTTCCCTTGTATGCATAACAATCTGGGGTATGTTTACAAGGATACCCGTCGCTATGACGAAGCGGAGCAACAATTCAAAAAAGTCATTCAACTCGATTCGACATTTAATAATGCCTACTACAATTTGGGGATAGTTTATATGGCTAATCAACGCTACACCGATGCGGAGCAAGTATATAAAAAACTCATTCAACTCGATACGAATAAGGTCGATGGCTATATGTATATGGGTATTCTTTATAATGTTTCCCTCCGCTATAAAGAATTGGAGCAACTATACAAAAAAGTAATTCAACTTGATTCGACCTTTGTATATGGCTATCAGGAACTGGGGAATTTGTACCAGAATACTCAGCGTTATACTGATGCGGAGCATCAATACAAAAAAACACTTCAACTTGATTCGACCTTTTTACACGGGTATTATGGCCTTGCAAACCTTTACTATAAAATCCGCCGATATGGGGATGCAACGCCGCTTTATAAAAAAGCAATTGAACTCAATCCGACCTATACAGATGCCTATCTGAATCTGGGGAATCTTTATCGAGCCACCCGCCGTTATGTCGAGGCAGAGCAGGAATATATAAAAATCATTAAAATTGATTCGACCGCCTGGATGGCTTATGCAAATCTGGCACAACTCTACCAAAAACTGCTTCGTTGGGAAGAATCGGTGGCCATGATCCAGAAATCAATACTTTATGGACCTAAAATAGCGATTTTAACAGCTATCCTAGGAAATGCTTATACCCATATACCCGCCCGTTTTCAAGATGCCGAAACAACGCTCCAAAAGGCGCTGAAAATGGAACCCGCTGACTCGGATACTTATATCTACCTTGCCCAATTGGCTTTAAAAAACAAGCAGGCAGATCTGGCCTGGAAGTACTTTGAACAAGGCCTGGAAAAAGGCATCGACAACGGGGAGTTTATGCTGGATTATTTACTGGGGGGGGACGATTTTGAAGGCATGCGGAAGGAGGAAAGGTGGAAGGAATTGATGAAAAAATACTTCCTTGATAAATTCAAAGACTAA